The following proteins are co-located in the Deinococcus metallilatus genome:
- a CDS encoding phosphatase PAP2 family protein, with product MRRDLPDLLARHWTQLALLLLGVLVPLLLLADLTEDVFREGGFAWDRTVLAWYAAHRTPGLTLAARALAVLGGLGVLPFVTAATALWLARLGARAHAWFLVWAVAGATLLNVLAKLIFQRPRPTDLGAVLTERGFSFPSGHAMSNMAFGYALVLVFWHTRARWPVAVLGFAWAFAVGASRNYLGVHYPTDVLAGFAASIAWVAGLYLILGQRWPRLRQAPGAEEREV from the coding sequence ATGCGCCGTGACCTTCCCGACCTGCTCGCGCGGCACTGGACGCAACTCGCCCTGCTGCTGCTGGGTGTGCTGGTGCCGCTGCTGCTGCTCGCCGACCTCACCGAGGACGTGTTCCGGGAGGGGGGCTTCGCGTGGGACCGCACGGTTCTGGCCTGGTACGCCGCGCACCGCACGCCGGGGCTGACGCTGGCGGCGCGGGCGCTCGCGGTGCTGGGGGGGCTGGGGGTCCTGCCGTTCGTGACGGCGGCCACCGCGCTCTGGCTGGCGCGGCTGGGGGCGCGGGCGCACGCCTGGTTCCTGGTGTGGGCGGTGGCGGGCGCGACGCTGCTGAACGTGCTGGCCAAGCTGATCTTCCAGCGGCCGCGCCCCACCGACCTGGGGGCGGTGCTGACCGAGCGCGGCTTCTCGTTTCCCAGCGGGCACGCGATGAGCAACATGGCCTTCGGGTACGCGCTGGTGCTGGTGTTCTGGCATACCCGGGCGCGCTGGCCGGTGGCGGTGCTGGGCTTCGCCTGGGCGTTCGCGGTGGGTGCCAGCCGCAATTACCTGGGCGTGCATTACCCGACCGACGTGCTGGCGGGCTTCGCGGCGTCGATTGCCTGGGTGGCAGGCCTGTACCTGATCCTGGGGCAACGCTGGCCGCGGCTGCGGCAGGCCCCGGGGGCGGAGGAGCGGGAGGTCTGA
- a CDS encoding phosphoglycerate kinase produces the protein MQTLDQLDVNGKRVLVRVDYNVPLKDGVVQDETRVTASLPTLQKLLDSGAALVLMSHLGRPKNGPEEKYSLKPVAAVLEKALGRPVKFIGSLPSSEETLRAVEALQPGKVALLENVRFEPGEEKNDPELSRKLARLGDAFVLDAFGSAHRAHSSVSGVAELLPHAAGTLLQTEVDALSKLLENPARPYIVIIGGAKVSDKIKVIENLLPKVDRMLIGGGMMFTFIKARGGQIGNSLVEEDQVPYARQLLEQYGDKLMLPTDAVAADRFAPDAQTQVVPADQIPDGWMGLDIGPETRKAYADALKGARTVFWNGPMGVFEFPAFAAGTNAVAQAVADLGDQAYTVVGGGDSVSAINKSGQAGRVSHISTGGGASLELLEGQQLPGVEAMK, from the coding sequence ATGCAAACCCTCGACCAACTGGACGTGAACGGCAAGCGCGTGCTGGTGCGCGTGGACTACAACGTGCCGCTCAAAGACGGCGTGGTGCAGGACGAGACGCGGGTGACGGCCAGCCTGCCGACGCTGCAAAAGCTGCTGGACAGCGGCGCCGCGCTGGTGCTGATGAGCCACCTGGGCCGCCCGAAAAACGGGCCGGAGGAGAAGTACAGCCTGAAGCCGGTGGCGGCGGTGCTGGAAAAGGCGTTGGGGCGTCCGGTGAAGTTCATCGGCTCGCTGCCTTCCAGTGAGGAGACGCTGCGCGCGGTGGAGGCGCTCCAACCCGGCAAGGTCGCGCTGCTGGAGAACGTGCGCTTCGAGCCGGGCGAGGAGAAGAATGACCCGGAACTGAGCCGCAAGCTGGCGCGGCTGGGGGACGCCTTCGTGCTGGACGCCTTCGGGAGCGCGCACCGGGCGCACTCGTCGGTGAGCGGCGTGGCTGAGCTGCTGCCGCACGCGGCGGGGACGCTGCTTCAGACCGAAGTGGACGCGCTCTCGAAGCTGCTCGAAAACCCGGCGCGGCCCTACATCGTCATCATCGGCGGGGCGAAGGTCAGCGACAAGATCAAGGTGATCGAGAACCTGCTCCCCAAGGTGGACCGGATGCTGATCGGCGGCGGGATGATGTTTACCTTTATCAAGGCGCGCGGTGGGCAGATCGGCAACAGCCTGGTCGAAGAGGATCAGGTGCCCTATGCCCGGCAGCTCCTTGAGCAGTACGGCGACAAGCTGATGCTGCCGACCGATGCGGTCGCGGCGGACAGGTTCGCCCCCGACGCCCAGACGCAGGTCGTCCCCGCCGACCAGATTCCCGACGGCTGGATGGGCCTGGATATCGGTCCCGAGACGCGCAAAGCCTACGCGGACGCGCTCAAGGGGGCGCGCACCGTGTTCTGGAACGGCCCGATGGGCGTGTTCGAGTTCCCGGCCTTCGCGGCGGGGACGAACGCCGTGGCGCAGGCGGTCGCGGATCTGGGTGACCAGGCCTACACCGTTGTCGGCGGCGGCGATTCCGTCAGCGCGATCAACAAGAGCGGCCAGGCGGGCAGGGTGAGCCATATCAGCACCGGCGGCGGCGCCAGCCTGGAACTGCTGGAAGGCCAGCAGCTCCCGGGCGTGGAAGCGATGAAGTGA
- the tpiA gene encoding triose-phosphate isomerase yields the protein MTRPRPLLALNWKMNKTPSEARAWAADLAAALTPGGAELAVLAPAIDLPVLAGELPAGVALGGQDVSRHEAGAYTGEISAEMLRDVGATCVIVGHSERREYHAETDAVVAAKARQAQAFGLVPIVCVGESLDVRERGEQVNFTLDQLRGSTEGVGENLIVAYEPVWAIGTGRTATAKDAEEMAAAIRGALAGLYTAGAQSFRILYGGSVKPDNIASICAQPNVNGALVGGASLKVADVVAMNDALK from the coding sequence ATGACCAGACCCAGACCCCTGCTCGCCCTCAACTGGAAAATGAACAAAACGCCCTCAGAAGCCCGTGCCTGGGCTGCCGACCTCGCTGCGGCCCTGACGCCGGGGGGCGCCGAACTCGCGGTGCTGGCCCCGGCGATTGACCTGCCGGTGCTGGCGGGGGAGCTGCCCGCAGGCGTGGCGCTGGGCGGGCAGGATGTTTCGCGCCATGAGGCGGGGGCGTATACCGGCGAGATCAGCGCCGAGATGCTGCGGGACGTGGGCGCGACCTGTGTCATCGTGGGCCACAGCGAGCGCCGCGAGTACCACGCTGAAACCGACGCGGTGGTGGCGGCCAAGGCGCGGCAGGCGCAGGCTTTCGGCCTCGTTCCCATCGTGTGTGTGGGCGAGAGCCTGGACGTGCGCGAGCGCGGGGAGCAGGTCAATTTCACGCTCGACCAACTGCGCGGCAGCACCGAAGGTGTGGGTGAGAACCTGATCGTCGCCTACGAACCCGTCTGGGCCATCGGCACCGGCAGAACCGCCACCGCCAAGGACGCCGAGGAGATGGCCGCCGCGATTCGCGGGGCGCTGGCCGGGCTGTACACCGCAGGCGCCCAGAGTTTCCGCATCCTGTACGGCGGCAGCGTGAAGCCGGACAACATCGCCTCGATCTGTGCCCAGCCGAACGTGAATGGTGCCCTCGTCGGCGGCGCGAGCCTGAAGGTGGCCGATGTGGTGGCCATGAATGATGCCCTGAAGTGA
- the uvrC gene encoding excinuclease ABC subunit UvrC, with protein MHFDDLPVLPASPGVYLFRQGGTPIYIGKAVNLRSRVAQHFKAGGKSGKFTALADSLEFITTRNEVEALILEANLIKQHRPHYNVLLKDDKHYPFLKLTNEDFPMLVVTRRVLKDGGSYYGPYPDASAVRRVKHLIDTMFPLRKNSGLPLQKKPRPCLNYHMGRCLGPCIGAADPGDYTRVVEDVKALLEGRAAPVIARLKEDMKAAAKAQDFEQAARVRDRVQAVEKLFGTEQHAFVSEETDLDFLGVAQAGEYAMVQLFRLRGGRVVGRDKRFLTDAEASGEGSGDVGEVLGAFVRDYYTQATHVPPLILLPAEFEDAPVWSAFLSEQAGRRVEMRTPKRGDKVDLVEMAQRNAVTGLESELALLERRGDHPGLDALREVLALPDRPWRIEGYDNSNLFGSNIVSGMVVFEGGRARRGEHRRFKVRGLDHPDDYTAMKQTILRRFTGTLADKLPLPDLLLIDGGRGQVNAALDALKEAGVRVPVVGLAKREERLILPGRYGAQWWLESGSEVGVDRELLLPHTHPALRVLIGVRDEVHHYAVSYHRKLRGQDMLRSVFDDLPGIGQKRKDALLEHFTSLEDLAAAPVEQIAAVPGMNLRAAQSVKAHLTERLAQRSANSAPA; from the coding sequence GTGCATTTCGACGACCTGCCCGTGCTGCCTGCCTCGCCCGGCGTGTATCTCTTCCGCCAGGGCGGGACGCCGATCTATATCGGCAAGGCGGTCAATCTGCGTTCAAGGGTGGCGCAGCACTTCAAGGCGGGCGGCAAGAGCGGCAAGTTCACGGCGCTGGCCGACTCGCTGGAGTTCATCACCACCCGCAACGAGGTCGAGGCGCTGATCCTCGAAGCGAACCTGATCAAGCAGCACCGGCCGCACTACAACGTGCTGCTCAAGGACGACAAGCACTACCCTTTCCTGAAGCTGACGAACGAGGACTTCCCGATGCTGGTGGTCACGCGGCGGGTGCTGAAGGACGGCGGGAGTTATTACGGCCCCTACCCGGACGCCTCGGCAGTGCGGCGGGTCAAGCACCTGATCGACACGATGTTCCCGCTGCGGAAGAATTCGGGGCTGCCCCTCCAGAAAAAACCCCGGCCCTGCCTGAACTACCACATGGGCCGCTGTCTGGGGCCGTGTATCGGCGCGGCCGACCCGGGGGACTACACGCGGGTGGTGGAGGACGTGAAGGCGCTGCTGGAAGGCCGCGCCGCCCCGGTGATCGCCCGGCTGAAGGAGGATATGAAAGCCGCCGCGAAGGCGCAGGACTTCGAGCAGGCGGCCCGGGTGCGGGACCGGGTGCAGGCGGTCGAGAAGCTGTTCGGCACCGAGCAGCACGCCTTCGTGAGCGAGGAGACGGACCTGGATTTCCTGGGGGTCGCGCAGGCGGGCGAGTACGCGATGGTGCAGTTGTTCCGGCTGCGCGGCGGGCGGGTGGTGGGCCGCGACAAGCGCTTCCTGACCGACGCGGAGGCCAGCGGAGAGGGCAGCGGCGACGTGGGCGAGGTGCTGGGCGCCTTCGTGCGGGACTACTACACCCAGGCGACGCACGTCCCGCCGCTGATCCTGCTGCCCGCCGAGTTCGAGGACGCGCCGGTCTGGAGTGCCTTTCTCTCCGAGCAGGCCGGGCGCCGGGTCGAGATGCGGACGCCCAAGCGCGGGGACAAGGTCGATCTGGTGGAGATGGCGCAGCGCAACGCCGTGACCGGACTGGAATCGGAACTGGCGCTGCTGGAGCGGCGCGGGGACCACCCCGGCCTGGACGCGCTGCGGGAGGTGCTGGCGCTGCCCGACCGGCCCTGGCGGATCGAGGGGTACGACAACTCCAACCTGTTCGGCAGCAACATCGTCTCGGGGATGGTGGTGTTCGAGGGGGGCCGGGCGCGGCGGGGTGAGCATCGCCGCTTCAAGGTGAGGGGGCTCGACCACCCCGACGACTACACGGCGATGAAGCAGACGATTCTGCGGCGCTTTACCGGCACGCTGGCCGACAAGCTGCCGCTCCCGGACCTGCTCCTGATCGACGGCGGGCGCGGGCAGGTGAATGCGGCGTTGGACGCACTGAAGGAGGCCGGGGTGCGGGTGCCGGTGGTGGGCCTCGCCAAGCGGGAGGAGCGGCTCATCCTGCCGGGGCGCTACGGGGCGCAGTGGTGGCTGGAGTCGGGGAGCGAGGTGGGCGTGGACCGCGAACTGCTGCTGCCACACACGCACCCGGCACTGCGCGTGCTGATCGGCGTGCGCGACGAGGTGCATCATTACGCGGTGAGCTACCACCGCAAGCTGCGCGGGCAGGACATGCTCCGCAGCGTGTTCGATGACCTGCCGGGCATCGGCCAGAAGCGCAAGGACGCGCTGCTGGAGCATTTCACCAGCCTGGAGGACCTGGCGGCGGCGCCGGTCGAGCAGATCGCGGCGGTGCCGGGGATGAACCTGCGGGCGGCGCAGAGCGTGAAAGCCCACCTGACGGAACGGCTGGCGCAGCGGTCGGCCAACAGCGCACCGGCCTAA
- the gap gene encoding type I glyceraldehyde-3-phosphate dehydrogenase, whose translation MKVGINGFGRIGRLVFRNLIERGVDIEAINDLTDTHTLATLLKYDSTAGRFPGTVEYDANNLIVNGKPIRVLAERDPANLPWGDLGVDLVVESTGIFTDREGASKHLQGGAKKVIITAPAKGDDLSVVLGVNEEEYDPAKHHIISNASCTTNSLGAPMKVLDEAFGIEKAIMTTVHSYTNDQRVLDLPHKDLRRARAAAINIIPTSTGAAKAVTQVYPKLKGKFDGTSLRVPTPVGSISDVVVILGRDVTADEVNAVFREAAEGKYKNIIKYTEDPIVLADIVGDPHSAIIDGGLTMAMGNLVKFFSWYDNEWGYSNRIADLVELVQQKGA comes from the coding sequence ATGAAAGTAGGCATCAACGGCTTTGGCCGCATCGGGCGTCTGGTGTTTCGCAACCTGATCGAGCGTGGCGTGGACATCGAGGCGATCAACGACCTGACCGACACCCACACGCTGGCGACCCTGCTCAAGTACGACTCCACCGCCGGGCGCTTTCCGGGCACCGTGGAGTACGACGCTAACAACCTGATCGTGAACGGGAAGCCCATCCGCGTGCTGGCCGAGCGTGACCCCGCCAACCTCCCGTGGGGTGACCTGGGCGTGGACCTGGTGGTGGAATCTACCGGCATCTTCACCGACCGCGAGGGGGCCAGCAAGCACCTCCAGGGCGGCGCCAAGAAGGTGATCATCACGGCGCCTGCCAAGGGTGACGACCTCAGCGTGGTGCTGGGCGTGAACGAGGAAGAGTACGACCCCGCCAAGCACCACATCATCAGCAACGCGAGCTGCACCACCAACAGCCTGGGCGCGCCGATGAAGGTGCTGGACGAGGCCTTCGGGATCGAAAAGGCCATCATGACCACCGTCCACTCCTACACCAATGACCAGCGCGTGCTGGACCTGCCGCACAAGGACCTGCGCCGCGCCCGCGCCGCCGCCATCAACATCATCCCCACCAGCACGGGGGCGGCCAAGGCCGTGACGCAGGTGTACCCCAAGCTGAAGGGCAAGTTCGACGGCACCTCGCTGCGCGTGCCCACCCCGGTCGGCTCGATCAGCGACGTGGTGGTGATCCTGGGCCGCGACGTGACCGCCGACGAGGTCAACGCGGTCTTCCGCGAGGCCGCCGAGGGCAAGTACAAGAACATCATCAAGTACACCGAAGACCCCATCGTGCTGGCGGACATCGTGGGCGACCCGCACTCCGCCATCATCGACGGCGGCCTCACGATGGCGATGGGCAACCTGGTGAAGTTCTTCAGTTGGTACGACAACGAGTGGGGCTACAGCAACCGGATTGCCGATCTGGTGGAGCTGGTGCAGCAAAAGGGCGCCTAA
- a CDS encoding PhzF family phenazine biosynthesis isomerase, with product MIAYCEVSAFTDTPGQGNRAGVVLEAGELSEAEMQALAAFLDVPETVFVTRMGREAVRVRYFTPTQEIEFCGHATVALGLRLAQSGHWGGGPLVLETLVGRIPLMLEAEAGVPTRVWMAQRRLESRPVPRALRAELAEALGLDERMIHRGLPLASASTGLWSVFVPLLDGVILDGLEPDLRRIHALSDALEVTSVYTYAPMGVSRFAARDFAPAVGIPEDPVTGSAAGALLALLAREGRLPVRGGRAWGVVYQGHALGTPGEVEVEVTLAGQTVQEVRVGGRAALNREGYWTAET from the coding sequence ATGATCGCGTATTGCGAGGTGAGCGCGTTCACCGATACGCCGGGACAGGGCAACCGGGCGGGCGTGGTGCTGGAGGCCGGGGAACTGTCCGAGGCGGAGATGCAGGCCCTCGCGGCGTTTCTGGACGTGCCGGAGACAGTCTTCGTCACGCGGATGGGCAGGGAGGCGGTGCGGGTGCGGTACTTCACGCCCACGCAGGAGATCGAGTTCTGCGGGCACGCCACGGTCGCCCTCGGGCTGAGGCTGGCCCAGAGTGGGCACTGGGGAGGCGGCCCGCTGGTGCTGGAAACGCTGGTGGGGCGCATTCCCCTGATGCTGGAGGCGGAAGCGGGCGTGCCCACGCGGGTGTGGATGGCGCAGCGGCGCCTGGAGTCGCGCCCGGTGCCGCGCGCCCTGCGGGCCGAACTCGCGGAGGCGCTGGGCCTCGACGAGCGCATGATTCACCGGGGGCTGCCGCTGGCATCGGCCAGCACGGGCCTCTGGAGCGTCTTTGTGCCGCTGCTCGACGGCGTGATTCTCGACGGGCTGGAACCGGACCTGCGGCGGATTCACGCGCTCTCCGACGCGCTGGAGGTGACCAGCGTGTACACCTACGCCCCAATGGGCGTGAGCCGCTTTGCCGCGCGGGACTTCGCGCCCGCGGTCGGGATTCCGGAGGACCCGGTCACGGGCAGCGCGGCGGGTGCGCTCCTCGCGCTGCTGGCGCGTGAAGGCCGCCTGCCGGTGCGGGGCGGGCGGGCCTGGGGCGTGGTGTACCAGGGCCACGCGCTGGGCACCCCTGGCGAGGTGGAGGTCGAGGTGACGCTCGCGGGGCAGACGGTGCAGGAGGTGCGCGTGGGGGGCCGCGCCGCGCTGAACCGCGAAGGGTACTGGACGGCGGAAACGTAA
- the asnS gene encoding asparagine--tRNA ligase, which produces MTATSTSIRDLKAHVGETVSVNAWLTDKSGKGKIQFLKLRDGSGYVQATVFKGDVPEAAFEAARRLSQEQAVRVTGEVRSDERAPGGVELAVRELVPFAENQDEYPITPKEHGIEFLLDHRHVWLRHRRPWAILRVRDCVERAIVDFFYQEGFIRFDAPFFTPNAAEGTTELFEIDLFGEDKAYLSQTGQLHAEAGALAFGKVYTFGPTFRAEKSKTRRHLLEFWMVEPEVAPSTHAENMALQERFVSFLVRRALEECGTELEVLGRDLAKLRPAAEGNYPRITYTEALEIIRKHIEEGDLPPNVQADVQPVEWGDDLGAPHETILGYHFDRPVIVEKYPAAIKAFYMQPDPADPRLALCDDMIAPEGYGEIIGGSERIHDYELLRARIEREGLPREAFEWYLDLRRFGSVPHAGFGMGLERAVAWITGIDHIREAIPFPRMLTRMVP; this is translated from the coding sequence GTGACGGCAACCAGCACTTCCATTCGTGATTTGAAAGCCCATGTGGGCGAGACGGTCAGCGTGAACGCCTGGCTGACCGACAAGAGCGGCAAGGGCAAAATCCAGTTTCTGAAACTGCGTGACGGCAGCGGCTACGTGCAGGCGACGGTCTTCAAGGGCGACGTGCCAGAGGCGGCCTTCGAGGCGGCGCGGCGGCTCTCGCAGGAGCAGGCGGTCCGGGTCACGGGCGAGGTCCGCTCGGACGAGCGCGCGCCGGGCGGGGTGGAACTCGCGGTGCGCGAGCTGGTGCCGTTCGCGGAGAACCAGGACGAGTATCCCATCACGCCGAAGGAACACGGGATTGAGTTCCTGCTGGATCACCGCCACGTGTGGCTGCGGCACCGGCGGCCCTGGGCGATCCTGCGCGTGCGTGACTGCGTGGAGCGCGCCATTGTGGACTTCTTTTATCAGGAGGGCTTTATCCGCTTCGACGCGCCCTTCTTCACGCCGAACGCCGCCGAGGGGACGACCGAGCTGTTCGAGATCGACCTCTTCGGAGAGGACAAGGCGTACCTCTCGCAGACCGGGCAGCTTCACGCCGAGGCGGGGGCGCTGGCCTTCGGCAAGGTGTACACCTTCGGGCCGACCTTCCGCGCCGAGAAGAGCAAGACGCGGCGGCACCTGCTGGAGTTCTGGATGGTCGAGCCGGAGGTCGCGCCGAGCACCCACGCCGAGAACATGGCTTTGCAGGAACGGTTCGTGAGCTTCCTGGTCCGCCGGGCGCTGGAGGAATGCGGGACCGAGCTGGAGGTGCTGGGCCGCGACCTGGCGAAGCTGCGGCCAGCCGCCGAGGGAAACTATCCGCGCATCACCTACACCGAGGCGCTGGAGATCATCCGGAAGCACATCGAGGAAGGCGACCTGCCGCCGAACGTGCAGGCGGACGTGCAGCCGGTCGAGTGGGGGGACGACCTGGGCGCGCCGCACGAGACGATCCTGGGCTACCACTTCGACCGCCCGGTGATCGTCGAGAAGTACCCGGCGGCGATCAAGGCGTTCTACATGCAGCCCGACCCCGCAGACCCCCGGCTGGCCCTCTGCGACGACATGATCGCCCCGGAAGGCTACGGTGAGATCATCGGCGGTTCGGAGCGTATCCACGACTACGAGCTGCTCAGGGCGCGGATCGAGCGCGAGGGGCTGCCCAGGGAGGCCTTCGAGTGGTACCTCGACCTGCGGCGGTTCGGGAGCGTGCCGCACGCGGGCTTCGGCATGGGGCTGGAGCGGGCGGTGGCGTGGATCACCGGGATCGACCACATCCGCGAGGCCATCCCCTTCCCGCGCATGCTGACCCGCATGGTGCCCTGA
- a CDS encoding aspartate kinase → MAYSLLVMKFGGTNMQDAQAIRHSATLAARSIREGVKVVVVVSAMAGVTNQLLRLADAAQSGDIAAANDEIAAMRTRHFTAAQELGAAPDSETVREIRELHETLRQAVYGVYLLRELTPRSRDLIVAFGERLSAPLMQVALEGQGLRAHHLTGGQAGIMTDAHFGNARPLPGTYERISDRLGGLLGAGVTPVVAGFMGETEEGAITTLGRGGTDFSATIIGKALDADEVWAWKDVDGVMSADPRVVGDARNIEVLSYGEVMELAYFGAKVLHPLAVTPLQESGIPLRVKSAADPDFPGTLVQEAAHNEVGHPVKAVTAIRRVSLINVTGAGVLGVPEVVASLFDAIARENITLLMVSQSSSMSNVSLAVQSADAGRTLTALRRTVTGELNIEEQPGAAVLAIVGAGMRGQKGVAARLFGALAADDVNILMISQGSSELNISVAIEDAQVEGATRAVHAAFGLGEPVSAAD, encoded by the coding sequence ATGGCGTACTCGCTTCTCGTGATGAAATTCGGCGGCACCAACATGCAGGATGCCCAGGCCATCCGCCACAGCGCCACGCTCGCGGCGCGCAGCATCCGCGAGGGCGTGAAGGTGGTCGTGGTGGTGTCCGCGATGGCGGGCGTGACCAACCAACTGCTGCGCCTGGCCGACGCCGCCCAGAGCGGTGATATCGCGGCGGCCAACGACGAGATCGCGGCCATGCGGACCCGCCACTTCACGGCCGCGCAGGAACTCGGCGCCGCCCCCGACTCCGAGACGGTGCGCGAGATCCGCGAGCTGCACGAGACGCTGCGCCAGGCGGTCTACGGCGTGTACCTGCTGCGCGAACTCACCCCGCGCTCGCGCGACCTGATCGTGGCCTTCGGGGAGCGCCTCAGCGCGCCGCTGATGCAAGTCGCGCTGGAGGGGCAGGGCCTGCGCGCCCATCACCTCACCGGCGGGCAGGCGGGCATCATGACCGACGCGCACTTCGGCAACGCGCGGCCCCTCCCCGGCACCTACGAGCGCATCAGCGACCGCCTGGGCGGCCTGCTGGGCGCGGGCGTCACGCCGGTCGTGGCGGGCTTCATGGGCGAGACGGAAGAAGGGGCCATCACCACCCTGGGGCGCGGCGGCACCGACTTTTCCGCCACCATCATCGGCAAGGCGCTGGACGCCGACGAGGTCTGGGCCTGGAAGGACGTGGACGGCGTGATGAGCGCCGATCCCCGCGTGGTGGGGGACGCCCGCAACATCGAGGTCCTCAGCTACGGCGAGGTGATGGAACTGGCGTACTTCGGCGCCAAGGTGCTGCACCCGCTGGCCGTTACCCCCCTCCAGGAAAGCGGCATTCCCCTGCGCGTGAAGAGCGCCGCCGATCCCGACTTTCCCGGCACGCTGGTGCAGGAAGCCGCCCACAACGAGGTCGGGCATCCGGTCAAGGCCGTCACCGCCATCCGCCGCGTGAGCCTGATCAACGTGACCGGCGCGGGCGTGCTGGGCGTGCCCGAGGTCGTGGCGAGCCTCTTCGACGCCATCGCCCGCGAGAACATCACCCTGCTGATGGTGTCCCAGAGCAGTTCCATGAGCAACGTCTCGCTGGCCGTCCAGAGCGCCGACGCTGGCCGCACCCTCACCGCGCTGCGCCGCACCGTGACCGGCGAACTGAACATCGAGGAGCAGCCCGGCGCCGCGGTCCTCGCCATCGTCGGGGCCGGGATGCGCGGCCAGAAGGGCGTCGCCGCGCGGCTCTTCGGGGCCCTGGCCGCCGACGACGTGAACATCCTGATGATCAGCCAGGGGTCCAGCGAGCTGAACATCAGCGTGGCCATCGAGGACGCCCAGGTCGAGGGCGCCACCCGCGCCGTCCACGCCGCCTTCGGCCTGGGCGAGCCGGTGAGTGCCGCCGACTGA
- a CDS encoding PIG-L deacetylase family protein: protein MSRRLRAAVLTAGLLLTAAFVINTTGALRLFYPRAAGAVAALPAVAPYHAGERVLIVAPHPDDETLCCAGSVLQAQAAGAQVWVVWLTSGDGFEFDAVLLEHAPRPSSTQFAALGARRTREAARAMQVLNVPPDHLIFLGYPDGGLLHLFLEHYAQPYTSRYTRAAHVPYPQALTPGAPYTGRSVERDLARVLDRVKPDRVLAPSVQDAHPDHRAASYFVTRLLAARGEERRLRFWVVHGGLEYPLPKGLHPRFPLLIAPRGRSLAWERLDLTPDQEDAKRRALLEHRSQMDVLGRFLLAFVRENELLTPQVAPARRKP, encoded by the coding sequence GTGTCCCGCCGCCTGCGCGCCGCCGTCCTGACCGCTGGCCTGCTGCTGACCGCCGCCTTCGTGATCAACACCACCGGTGCCCTGCGGCTCTTTTATCCGCGCGCCGCCGGAGCGGTGGCCGCCCTGCCCGCGGTCGCGCCCTACCACGCCGGGGAGCGGGTCCTGATCGTCGCGCCGCACCCCGACGACGAGACGCTGTGCTGCGCGGGCAGCGTCCTCCAGGCGCAGGCGGCGGGCGCCCAGGTGTGGGTGGTGTGGCTGACCAGCGGGGACGGTTTCGAGTTCGACGCGGTGCTGCTGGAGCACGCGCCCCGGCCCAGCAGCACGCAGTTCGCCGCCCTGGGCGCGCGGCGGACCAGGGAGGCGGCCCGCGCCATGCAGGTCCTGAACGTGCCGCCGGACCACCTGATCTTCCTGGGCTACCCCGACGGCGGCCTGCTGCACCTCTTTCTGGAGCATTACGCCCAGCCTTACACGTCCCGCTACACCCGCGCGGCCCACGTCCCCTACCCGCAGGCGCTCACGCCCGGCGCCCCCTACACCGGCCGGAGTGTTGAGCGCGACCTGGCGCGCGTCCTCGACCGCGTGAAGCCCGACCGGGTGCTGGCCCCCAGCGTGCAGGACGCGCACCCCGACCACCGCGCCGCGAGCTACTTCGTCACGCGCCTGCTGGCCGCGCGCGGGGAGGAGCGGCGCCTCCGCTTCTGGGTCGTGCATGGCGGCCTGGAATATCCGCTGCCCAAGGGACTTCACCCGCGCTTCCCGCTGCTGATCGCGCCGCGGGGACGGTCCCTCGCCTGGGAGCGCCTCGACCTCACCCCGGACCAGGAGGACGCCAAGCGGCGTGCCCTGCTGGAGCACCGCTCGCAGATGGACGTGCTGGGCCGCTTCCTGCTCGCGTTCGTGCGCGAAAACGAACTGCTGACGCCGCAGGTGGCCCCGGCCCGGCGGAAGCCCTGA